The following coding sequences lie in one Myxococcales bacterium genomic window:
- a CDS encoding protein kinase: MRTTRPPSPPPPPPARTLFGPYALLERIAVGGMAEVFRAEEPRSVGEPRVVVVKRMLPSLAADPAARAMFEEEAWLASQVRHPNIVEIFGHGTAEERPYISMEFVRGVNLSQITHYLRVNSLELSLGLALYITHELLAGLQAVHDATGADGAPLHIVHHDISPSNILLSVHGQVKIGDFGIARTRMRQEHPHAPLNESARGKLGYLAPEQVNGLPADQRADVFSAAVIAAELLMGRSLFSGGTELAVLLAIRDAHIHPFLEFGAGLPHGLKEAIASALRKSVRDRTPSAASFREALKPFFTEPLDVLQRILADLTSDARSSRDSRVTLDLPTPPAPTSPDSPMFAETSPITFDLESGPQVHEVPLLYYRVVTADGREFGPWSYAEIVEAIATGRVEPSDEVDVGRGTYRPIERIPDLARHIARHLPGGVDRKTPITKRLGKTSPPDAKTSLADGGIVTVLAEAALHRKSGLLLCELGTVRKEVYLKDGSPEFVSSNLAGELLGEYLVNQRIISRGELDMALAVMPRFEGRLGETLAALGLVEPIQLFQHIGEQVREKLLDLFSWESGSCAYYEGVAAPPSGFPLGIDPWRILLDGIARRLEQGLEEDIFTTRGRDRLRGCRDTVAQVVSSSIPQIMQITLRALEKPMVISELISHMRRQSGEVPVEPAHVLLLLWHLGAIEWA, translated from the coding sequence GTGCGCACCACCCGCCCGCCATCGCCCCCTCCCCCGCCGCCCGCCCGCACACTTTTTGGCCCCTACGCCCTGCTTGAGCGCATCGCGGTCGGCGGCATGGCCGAGGTGTTTCGCGCCGAGGAGCCGCGCAGCGTCGGCGAGCCCCGGGTGGTGGTCGTCAAACGCATGCTCCCTTCTCTCGCGGCCGATCCTGCGGCCCGAGCCATGTTCGAAGAAGAGGCATGGCTGGCGAGCCAGGTGCGCCATCCGAATATCGTCGAGATCTTTGGGCACGGCACGGCTGAGGAGCGTCCGTACATATCGATGGAGTTTGTACGCGGCGTCAATCTATCACAGATCACACACTATTTACGGGTAAACAGCCTGGAGTTAAGCCTTGGTCTCGCTTTGTATATTACGCACGAGCTTCTCGCGGGCTTGCAAGCAGTGCACGACGCCACCGGGGCCGATGGCGCTCCACTTCACATCGTTCATCACGACATAAGTCCGTCCAACATCCTGTTGTCTGTCCATGGGCAAGTCAAAATAGGTGACTTTGGGATTGCAAGGACGCGAATGCGCCAGGAACATCCACACGCCCCACTCAACGAAAGCGCCCGTGGCAAACTGGGATACCTCGCGCCCGAACAGGTCAATGGGTTGCCAGCCGACCAGCGGGCCGATGTGTTTTCGGCGGCAGTTATTGCGGCTGAGCTGCTCATGGGGCGTTCACTTTTTTCCGGCGGCACAGAGCTCGCTGTCTTGTTGGCCATTCGCGATGCCCACATTCATCCGTTTTTGGAGTTCGGCGCCGGGCTGCCACATGGACTGAAGGAAGCCATTGCCTCAGCGCTCCGCAAGTCCGTACGCGATCGTACGCCCTCCGCGGCATCGTTCCGCGAGGCATTGAAACCATTTTTCACCGAACCTCTGGACGTGCTCCAACGCATACTGGCCGATCTCACGTCAGATGCCCGCTCAAGCCGCGATTCACGTGTGACCTTGGACCTTCCCACCCCGCCCGCACCGACCTCACCCGACTCACCCATGTTCGCCGAGACGTCCCCCATCACCTTCGATCTTGAGAGTGGTCCACAAGTACACGAGGTACCGTTACTCTACTATCGGGTGGTGACCGCCGATGGTCGCGAATTCGGTCCTTGGAGCTATGCAGAAATCGTGGAGGCGATTGCCACAGGCCGCGTCGAGCCTTCGGACGAAGTCGACGTGGGGCGCGGCACGTACCGTCCCATCGAGCGTATTCCAGATCTTGCGCGTCATATTGCCAGACATCTTCCAGGGGGCGTCGATCGGAAGACGCCGATCACCAAGCGCTTGGGTAAGACCTCGCCACCCGATGCCAAGACTTCACTTGCCGACGGCGGTATCGTCACCGTTCTTGCTGAAGCCGCTCTACATAGAAAGAGCGGGCTCTTGTTGTGCGAGCTCGGCACCGTCCGCAAAGAAGTGTATCTGAAAGACGGAAGCCCCGAGTTTGTCAGCTCGAATTTGGCCGGCGAGTTGCTGGGGGAGTATCTCGTCAACCAGCGGATCATCTCCCGCGGCGAACTGGACATGGCGTTGGCCGTCATGCCTCGCTTCGAGGGGCGCCTAGGAGAAACCCTCGCTGCCCTTGGCCTCGTTGAGCCGATCCAGCTTTTTCAACATATCGGAGAACAGGTGCGAGAAAAGCTGCTCGATCTCTTTTCATGGGAATCTGGGAGCTGCGCCTATTACGAAGGCGTCGCTGCGCCACCCAGCGGGTTTCCACTAGGCATCGACCCTTGGCGTATTTTGCTCGATGGCATTGCCAGACGTCTCGAGCAAGGATTGGAAGAGGACATTTTCACAACGAGGGGTCGCGATCGGTTGCGCGGGTGCCGCGACACGGTCGCACAGGTGGTCTCAAGCAGCATTCCTCAGATCATGCAGATTACCCTGCGAGCGCTGGAGAAACCGATGGTCATCAGCGAACTCATAAGTCACATGAGGCGGCAGAGTGGCGAAGTGCCTGTGGAGCCAGCTCATGTCTTGCTTCTCCTTTGGCACCTTGGCGCCATTGAATGGGCTTAG
- a CDS encoding cytochrome c3 family protein, which yields MQIFPRQLNHLALIGGIAATALLSGTVFVFWYYFSPRNLQVGYAPKQPVAYSHRLHAGELGLDCRYCHSSVEHSQEAAIPPTQTCMGCHAIIRADAAALAPVRQSWVTGEPIPWVRVHKLPEHAYFDHSVHLAAGVGCVSCHGRIDQMDVVRIEKPLSMGWCLDCHRNPGPHLRPVDQITNMAWESRAAPSASHVAAVAPPEHCSGCHR from the coding sequence ATGCAAATCTTTCCCCGTCAGCTAAACCATCTCGCACTTATTGGAGGCATCGCAGCGACCGCCCTTTTGAGTGGTACTGTTTTTGTCTTCTGGTACTATTTTTCTCCTCGCAATCTGCAGGTGGGCTACGCGCCCAAGCAGCCGGTTGCATACAGCCATCGACTCCACGCTGGCGAACTCGGCCTCGACTGCAGGTATTGCCACAGCAGCGTCGAGCATTCGCAGGAAGCAGCCATACCCCCCACGCAAACGTGCATGGGTTGCCACGCGATCATCAGGGCGGATGCGGCGGCGTTGGCGCCAGTCCGACAGAGTTGGGTGACGGGCGAGCCGATCCCGTGGGTGCGCGTCCACAAGCTTCCAGAACATGCCTATTTTGATCACAGCGTGCATTTGGCGGCCGGCGTGGGGTGTGTAAGTTGTCACGGAAGGATCGACCAAATGGATGTGGTTCGGATCGAGAAACCGTTGAGCATGGGGTGGTGTCTCGACTGTCACAGAAATCCAGGTCCGCACCTTCGGCCAGTAGACCAAATCACGAACATGGCGTGGGAATCCCGCGCCGCCCCTTCGGCGAGTCACGTAGCGGCAGTTGCGCCTCCCGAACATTGCTCAGGGTGTCACAGATGA